The following proteins come from a genomic window of Heyndrickxia acidicola:
- a CDS encoding DUF445 domain-containing protein — translation MDKQVKRKNTKNIALFFLLIMAAGFLLTIPVQGTLWGKLLQGGFEAGLVGGLADWFAVTALFRHPLGLPIPHTALLPKNRDKMTNGLISTLENNWLTKESIVIKLRSIRIVDKVFDLLERELHSGMVKSILQSFAAKTIRQIDLEKVSPVIENEIRGYAKKLDPSSLFDSAINQIVSRGYDEKAIDYALGQAGNWLSKEESALKLGRTAIQMMDRIDGDGFVRFAISSFTKIVNEEKIGHIIQNYLLQSIHDMKQDDERKQEVLIRPLRLQLDKLKEQEGIKKELEAWQDRLVQGYPIKGIVDKGLEQLRQKILTFIEGPDFFDVYAGPFLEKSLLQWREDEARTNRIENWTQDQIAAFIDRNHSKIGILVKENIDKLDNETLIYLIENNVGKDLQWIRINGAVCGFAIGIILTIIRILI, via the coding sequence ATGGATAAACAAGTAAAAAGAAAGAACACCAAAAATATCGCGCTGTTCTTTTTGCTTATTATGGCAGCGGGCTTTCTGCTAACCATTCCTGTCCAAGGCACTTTGTGGGGCAAGCTCCTGCAGGGGGGATTTGAGGCAGGGCTTGTGGGCGGGCTCGCAGATTGGTTTGCGGTGACCGCTTTATTTCGACATCCGCTTGGACTGCCCATTCCGCATACGGCTCTTTTGCCAAAGAACCGTGATAAGATGACAAATGGATTAATCTCAACACTGGAGAATAATTGGCTGACAAAAGAAAGTATCGTGATAAAGCTAAGATCGATCCGGATTGTGGACAAGGTATTTGACTTGCTGGAACGTGAGCTTCATTCGGGAATGGTGAAAAGCATTCTTCAAAGTTTTGCGGCCAAAACCATCCGCCAGATTGATCTCGAAAAGGTGTCCCCTGTTATTGAAAATGAAATCAGAGGTTATGCTAAAAAGCTGGATCCCTCATCCTTATTCGATTCCGCGATTAATCAAATTGTTTCCCGAGGATACGATGAAAAGGCGATTGATTATGCATTGGGGCAAGCTGGAAACTGGCTTTCCAAAGAAGAATCAGCTTTAAAGCTTGGAAGAACAGCCATCCAGATGATGGACCGGATAGATGGAGACGGCTTTGTCCGTTTTGCCATTAGTTCATTCACTAAAATTGTAAACGAAGAAAAGATTGGACATATTATTCAAAATTATCTTTTACAATCCATTCATGATATGAAACAGGATGATGAAAGAAAACAAGAAGTCTTAATCCGCCCTTTGCGTCTTCAGCTGGATAAATTGAAGGAACAGGAAGGAATTAAAAAGGAGCTGGAGGCATGGCAAGACCGCCTGGTACAGGGATATCCGATAAAAGGGATCGTTGATAAAGGGTTGGAACAGCTTCGCCAAAAAATCCTCACGTTTATCGAGGGTCCGGATTTCTTTGATGTGTACGCCGGTCCTTTTCTTGAAAAATCCCTGCTTCAATGGAGGGAGGATGAAGCGAGAACAAACCGTATCGAAAACTGGACTCAGGATCAAATCGCTGCTTTTATCGATCGAAACCATTCTAAAATTGGTATTTTGGTAAAAGAAAACATTGATAAGCTGGATAACGAAACGCTTATCTATTTAATTGAAAACAATGTAGGGAAGGATCTTCAATGGATCCGTATAAATGGTGCAGTCTGCGGATTTGCTATCGGCATTATCCTAACCATTATTAGGATATTGATTTGA